The Streptomyces kanamyceticus genome window below encodes:
- a CDS encoding heme o synthase has translation MCVTAVESRPAGVSGTDISPSHRPFGARVKAFVALTKPRIIELLLITTVPVMFLAEQGVPDLWLVFVTCLGGYLSAGGANALNMYIDRDIDALMDRTSQRPLVTGMVSPRECLVFGITLGVVSTLLFGLAVNWLSAWLSLGALLFYVVVYTMILKRRTSQNIVWGGIAGCLPVLIGWSSVTNSMSWAPIILFLVMFFWTPPHYWPLSMKVKDDYARVGVPMLPVVASNKVVARQIVLYSWVMVAVSLLLQPLGYTGWFYTAVALVTGGWWLWEAHGLQNRAKAEATGGKLKEMRLFHWSITYVSLLFVAVAVDPFLR, from the coding sequence GTGTGCGTGACGGCCGTTGAATCCCGTCCAGCGGGGGTTTCCGGGACGGACATTAGCCCGAGCCATCGGCCGTTCGGGGCCCGTGTCAAGGCGTTCGTGGCGCTGACCAAGCCACGGATCATCGAACTCCTCCTCATCACCACCGTTCCGGTGATGTTCCTCGCCGAACAGGGCGTGCCTGACCTGTGGCTGGTCTTCGTGACCTGCCTGGGCGGCTACCTCTCGGCAGGTGGCGCCAACGCGCTCAACATGTACATCGACCGCGACATCGACGCCCTGATGGACCGTACGTCGCAGCGGCCGCTGGTCACCGGCATGGTGAGCCCGCGCGAATGCCTCGTCTTCGGCATCACCCTGGGCGTCGTCTCCACCCTCCTGTTCGGCCTCGCGGTCAACTGGCTCTCCGCCTGGCTCTCGCTCGGCGCGCTGCTCTTCTACGTGGTCGTCTACACGATGATCCTGAAGCGCCGCACGTCGCAGAACATCGTGTGGGGCGGCATCGCGGGCTGTCTGCCGGTCCTCATCGGCTGGTCCTCGGTCACCAACTCCATGTCGTGGGCGCCGATCATCCTCTTCCTCGTCATGTTCTTCTGGACCCCGCCGCACTACTGGCCGCTGTCCATGAAGGTCAAGGACGACTACGCGCGCGTGGGCGTGCCGATGCTGCCCGTCGTCGCCTCGAACAAGGTGGTCGCCCGGCAGATCGTCCTCTACAGCTGGGTGATGGTCGCCGTCTCGCTGCTGCTCCAGCCGCTCGGCTACACGGGCTGGTTCTACACGGCGGTCGCGCTGGTCACCGGTGGCTGGTGGCTGTGGGAGGCGCACGGGCTGCAGAACCGGGCCAAGGCGGAGGCGACGGGGGGCAAGCTGAAGGAGATGCGGCTGTTCCACTGGTCGATCACGTACGTCTCCTTGCTCTTTGTCGCGGTCGCGGTGGATCCCTTCCTGCGCTGA